From the genome of Thermogutta terrifontis, one region includes:
- a CDS encoding GNAT family N-acetyltransferase — MTPVVLEWDSDFFGFPVARTDWSGNLSEIAEAIADARKINVTLLYVFAPPNAAPPASILNNVISVFTCQRVELEKGLTDAPNLREERESIVALTEINCNVEEISELGVIAGSHSRFMCDPMIPRTIGERLFRIWAENSLRGILADASFGYLSDTRIMGFVSVRRQERAGRITLIAVRPEVRGKGIGSRLVRAAESYVAATGGDKITVATQGHNEPALGLYRSSGYKELARSRVWHVWLKPPSWNTMA, encoded by the coding sequence ATGACACCCGTTGTGCTGGAATGGGATAGTGACTTTTTCGGATTCCCGGTCGCGCGGACGGACTGGTCAGGGAATCTGAGCGAGATTGCTGAGGCCATTGCCGATGCCCGAAAGATCAATGTGACGCTTCTTTATGTCTTCGCTCCGCCCAACGCAGCCCCACCAGCCAGTATTCTCAATAATGTCATCAGCGTATTTACATGCCAGCGTGTGGAACTTGAAAAAGGGCTGACGGATGCTCCTAATCTCCGTGAAGAGCGTGAAAGTATCGTGGCACTTACCGAAATTAATTGTAATGTTGAAGAAATCTCGGAATTGGGGGTTATTGCGGGCTCACATTCGCGCTTTATGTGCGACCCGATGATTCCTCGAACGATTGGAGAAAGACTTTTTCGCATTTGGGCGGAAAACAGCCTCCGGGGCATCCTCGCAGACGCAAGCTTTGGTTATTTGAGCGATACTCGGATTATGGGATTTGTTTCGGTTCGACGGCAGGAAAGGGCTGGAAGAATCACGCTCATTGCCGTTAGACCGGAGGTTCGAGGAAAAGGAATTGGATCGCGACTGGTTCGCGCCGCGGAAAGCTACGTGGCAGCAACTGGCGGTGATAAAATCACGGTTGCAACTCAGGGGCATAATGAGCCGGCTCTTGGTTTGTATCGCTCGTCCGGATACAAAGAACTGGCTCGCTCTCGGGTGTGGCACGTGTGGCTGAAACCGCCGTCGTGGAACACAATGGCATGA
- a CDS encoding GDP-mannose 4,6-dehydratase has product MRILITGGAGFIGSHLCDALIASGHSVTVLDDFSTGRHENVAHLEGHPLFELVCADIADEGIVRECVAKADRVYHLASAVGVRLIVEQPVRTIETIVHGTSVVMKACSRYRKPVLITSTSEVYGKSTKVPFSEDDDLVIGPSYRRRWGYACSKALDEFLAMAYWHHSRMPVVIVRLFNTVGPRQSGQYGMVLPRFVQQALKEEPLTVYGDGSQTRCFCHVKDAVGALVKLMELPEARGQVFNVGNREEVSIRELAERVINITGSRSQIRYIPFEEAYGADFEDMQRRVPDLTKIEKAIGYRPRYSLDDIIRDIVEYYANKLGLSLRAGITR; this is encoded by the coding sequence ATGCGTATCCTCATTACCGGTGGTGCGGGGTTTATCGGTTCTCATTTGTGCGATGCCCTGATTGCCAGTGGCCATTCCGTGACGGTGCTCGATGATTTTTCCACGGGACGCCATGAAAATGTCGCGCACCTGGAAGGCCACCCGCTGTTTGAACTTGTCTGTGCCGACATCGCTGATGAAGGCATCGTCCGCGAGTGCGTGGCCAAGGCTGATCGGGTCTACCACCTGGCATCCGCGGTCGGGGTGCGATTGATCGTGGAACAGCCGGTCCGCACGATTGAAACAATCGTCCACGGCACCTCAGTGGTGATGAAGGCATGTTCCCGATATCGCAAGCCGGTCCTAATTACATCGACCTCCGAGGTGTACGGCAAATCCACCAAGGTCCCATTTTCAGAAGATGACGACCTGGTCATCGGCCCCTCCTACCGTCGCCGCTGGGGATATGCCTGCTCTAAAGCCCTCGATGAGTTTTTGGCCATGGCCTACTGGCACCATTCGCGGATGCCCGTGGTGATCGTGCGACTGTTTAACACGGTGGGACCGCGGCAGTCCGGGCAATACGGGATGGTACTGCCCCGTTTTGTGCAGCAGGCGCTCAAGGAGGAGCCGCTGACGGTGTATGGTGACGGCAGTCAGACGCGTTGCTTTTGCCATGTGAAGGACGCCGTGGGAGCACTGGTGAAGCTCATGGAATTGCCGGAAGCCAGGGGGCAGGTGTTCAACGTAGGCAACCGGGAGGAAGTGTCTATTAGGGAACTGGCAGAGCGGGTGATCAATATTACAGGAAGCCGCTCGCAAATTCGCTATATTCCATTTGAAGAAGCTTACGGGGCTGACTTCGAGGACATGCAGCGCCGCGTTCCTGATTTGACGAAGATCGAAAAAGCCATCGGCTACCGACCTCGCTATTCGCTTGATGATATTATTCGCGATATTGTGGAGTACTATGCGAACAAGCTTGGTTTGAGCCTACGCGCAGGAATAACGCGGTAG
- a CDS encoding glycosyltransferase family 4 protein codes for MHILFLTHYFPPEVNAPASRTYEHAVRWVRAGHRVTVITCNPNCPTGILFPGYKNRLRPQRELIDGIEVIRVWTYLAPNAGTVRRIINYLSYMLSSVLAGLWVESPDIIVATSPQFFCGWAGVILSRLRRRPFVLEIRDIWPESIETVGAIRFRPILRFLQFLERVMYRSADHIVAVGEGYRRKILEKVNIPERISVVMNGVDLERFCPQPVDSELRRRWNGEGKFVCAYVGTIGMAHGLDVVLEAAEKLRDSGRDDVVFWLVGEGARKEELEHEARRRGLDGRVIFTGRLPKEEMPRVIASADACLVHLRKTELFETVIPSKIFEMMAMGKPIIMGVRGEALRIVEEAGAGVAMEPESAESLLACIEKLRAGNFFPADYPQRVREYLQQNYSRDALAEKMLNVVCESAGMAKCAQDSRGTRLESPCFTRAGQ; via the coding sequence ATGCACATTTTGTTTCTCACTCATTATTTCCCGCCGGAAGTGAACGCTCCGGCCAGCCGCACCTATGAACATGCTGTGCGGTGGGTTCGGGCAGGACACCGGGTTACCGTCATCACCTGCAATCCAAACTGTCCCACCGGCATTCTCTTTCCTGGCTACAAAAACAGGCTCCGACCTCAGCGGGAATTGATAGACGGAATCGAGGTAATCCGGGTGTGGACCTACCTCGCTCCCAACGCGGGAACAGTGAGACGAATCATCAACTACCTCTCATATATGTTAAGTAGTGTCCTTGCGGGCCTGTGGGTCGAAAGCCCTGACATCATCGTCGCCACCAGCCCACAATTCTTTTGCGGCTGGGCCGGGGTGATCCTTTCGCGACTGCGGCGGCGGCCGTTTGTGCTGGAAATCCGCGATATCTGGCCGGAGTCGATTGAAACCGTCGGGGCCATCCGGTTTCGACCGATCTTACGATTCTTACAGTTTCTCGAGAGAGTTATGTATCGCTCGGCCGACCATATTGTGGCAGTGGGTGAAGGCTATCGCAGGAAAATCCTTGAAAAGGTCAACATTCCGGAGCGGATTTCCGTCGTGATGAACGGCGTGGATTTGGAACGTTTTTGCCCCCAGCCAGTCGACAGCGAGCTCCGCCGTCGATGGAACGGAGAGGGGAAATTCGTCTGCGCTTACGTGGGCACAATCGGCATGGCCCATGGACTGGACGTCGTCCTGGAGGCCGCCGAAAAGCTGCGGGACAGTGGTCGTGACGATGTTGTGTTCTGGCTGGTAGGGGAGGGGGCCAGAAAAGAAGAACTGGAACACGAAGCGCGGCGGCGGGGCCTGGACGGCAGGGTCATCTTCACTGGTCGGTTGCCGAAAGAGGAGATGCCCCGGGTCATCGCCAGTGCTGACGCCTGTTTGGTCCATCTCCGCAAGACGGAACTGTTTGAGACGGTCATTCCCAGCAAGATTTTCGAGATGATGGCGATGGGCAAGCCGATCATCATGGGCGTCCGCGGCGAAGCGTTGCGAATTGTCGAAGAGGCTGGGGCAGGGGTGGCAATGGAACCGGAATCGGCCGAGTCGCTGCTGGCGTGCATTGAAAAACTTCGCGCGGGCAATTTCTTTCCTGCGGACTATCCGCAACGTGTGCGCGAATATCTCCAGCAGAACTATTCCCGAGACGCTCTCGCGGAAAAAATGCTCAACGTCGTTTGCGAATCGGCGGGCATGGCAAAGTGTGCTCAGGATTCCCGGGGTACACGTCTGGAATCTCCCTGCTTCACACGGGCTGGTCAGTAA
- a CDS encoding glycosyltransferase family 2 protein: MAETAVVEHNGMMPSISVVIPVYCGVNTVQQVVEGVVRILAEAGIAFEIILVDDGSPDETWSILHRIHQERPNVIKAIQLMRNFGQHNAIMCGLRHAKGDYIITMDDDGQHPPEEIPKLLRAIEQTGADVVYGVPRERSHAPWRNLGSWIVVTFYKLVFRTHVTPSAFRVMRRQVVEAILSYDLNYTYIDGLLAWNTDRIAQIEVEHRPRKLGQSGYNFAKLFTLAMNLFTNFSLLPLQIVSATGFVVALAGLVLGLYYFVQKIVGNIAVPGYASLIVAVLFLGGLQLLALGIIGEYLGRIHLNINKQPQYSIREVLMAAVAGVNTTSNSCNSSSSIDNDNRQL, encoded by the coding sequence GTGGCTGAAACCGCCGTCGTGGAACACAATGGCATGATGCCCTCTATTTCGGTGGTTATTCCCGTCTATTGTGGGGTAAACACCGTTCAGCAGGTTGTCGAGGGGGTTGTAAGAATTCTGGCAGAGGCCGGGATCGCCTTCGAAATCATTCTGGTAGACGATGGCAGTCCCGACGAGACTTGGTCAATCCTCCATCGCATACACCAAGAGCGACCGAACGTGATTAAGGCCATTCAATTGATGCGCAATTTCGGCCAACACAATGCAATCATGTGTGGGCTTCGGCATGCAAAGGGGGATTACATCATCACCATGGACGATGATGGGCAGCATCCACCGGAGGAAATCCCGAAGCTACTTCGGGCCATTGAGCAAACGGGGGCGGATGTCGTTTATGGGGTTCCTCGTGAGCGCAGCCACGCGCCATGGCGCAACCTGGGGTCCTGGATTGTGGTGACGTTTTATAAGCTGGTGTTTCGTACACACGTGACTCCCAGTGCGTTTCGGGTCATGCGGCGGCAGGTGGTGGAGGCGATTCTTTCCTATGACCTGAATTACACTTACATTGATGGACTGCTCGCTTGGAACACGGATCGGATCGCACAAATTGAGGTTGAGCATCGGCCGAGGAAGCTCGGCCAATCGGGCTATAATTTCGCCAAGCTCTTTACTCTGGCGATGAACCTTTTTACGAATTTTTCGCTTTTGCCACTTCAAATAGTCTCGGCCACCGGGTTTGTGGTGGCTCTTGCTGGCCTGGTTCTGGGGCTATATTATTTTGTCCAGAAGATCGTTGGGAATATCGCCGTCCCTGGCTATGCGTCGCTGATCGTGGCGGTATTATTTCTCGGCGGGTTACAATTGCTCGCTTTGGGGATTATTGGTGAATACCTTGGAAGGATACATCTGAACATTAATAAACAGCCACAGTATTCCATTCGGGAGGTATTGATGGCGGCAGTTGCTGGAGTGAATACAACGAGCAACTCCTGTAATTCATCTAGTTCTATAGACAACGATAATAGACAGCTTTAA
- a CDS encoding heparinase II/III family protein: MAHRAPGLVRRLCVQRGLEVRGPLDGIAEPVAEGARLVLNDRGITLRLLNREYYTSFHLEWRVIERQIVSRLGRFHLHYHEFFLPKCGGDVLPAAPHQIWNWIGNWIESYSLPSSAYSPDAWHPYVVSRRIPVWVKLFSVYPPEGLLAQRVLDSLSAQARWLRKNLEFDVRGNHLIQNLRGLAVAGAFFAGSEPDEWLRTASKVLFRECQEQILSSGEHFERSPMYHVDVLLALADMRDAFQAAWGGAPDYLDAVIAKMAEFLGKVLHPDGQIPLFGDSTLDLTPSPRQVFARLRMDFPNLEPERAVSYQVGDYWVYREGGNFLIFDAGPVGLDHLPAHAHADLLTFEASWGGKRLVVDAGVYDYEDSPERAYCRGTRAHNTLEINGQNQCDVWSRFRMGRRGWPGNMHCDRAGPFHYAWCTHNAYRHLGCPEVRRLIICIEKGPWLIADWVMGRSQASLASRLHIPSEWNICSPSENGALLELPPARLMIEPGSASGHTWKHGTANYFPQFGVKESAHELVLEGTTPNVLIWQIRSHDVESAGCVVSDRAASIVHCGHECIVFFFEERN, from the coding sequence ATGGCTCATCGGGCGCCGGGGCTGGTGCGAAGGCTTTGTGTCCAAAGGGGTTTAGAAGTCCGTGGACCGCTTGATGGAATCGCTGAGCCGGTCGCCGAAGGTGCCCGCCTCGTGCTGAACGACCGCGGAATCACGCTCCGGCTTCTCAACCGAGAGTATTATACTTCTTTCCACTTAGAGTGGCGGGTCATCGAGAGACAGATCGTCTCACGTCTTGGCCGATTTCATCTTCACTACCACGAGTTTTTTCTACCCAAGTGCGGGGGCGACGTCTTGCCTGCGGCACCTCACCAAATTTGGAATTGGATTGGTAATTGGATAGAAAGCTACAGCCTTCCTTCAAGTGCCTATTCGCCCGACGCGTGGCATCCGTATGTCGTTTCCAGACGCATTCCCGTTTGGGTTAAGCTCTTCTCTGTGTATCCGCCCGAAGGCCTTTTAGCGCAGCGGGTGCTCGACTCGCTGTCTGCCCAGGCGCGGTGGCTGAGGAAGAATCTGGAATTCGATGTGAGGGGCAACCATCTTATTCAAAACCTTCGGGGGCTGGCGGTGGCGGGGGCTTTTTTTGCGGGGTCTGAACCCGACGAATGGCTACGCACCGCCTCTAAGGTGCTTTTTCGCGAGTGCCAGGAACAGATTCTCAGTTCCGGAGAGCATTTTGAACGCTCGCCCATGTACCATGTCGATGTTCTGCTGGCGCTCGCCGACATGCGAGATGCGTTCCAGGCCGCCTGGGGAGGTGCTCCCGATTATCTGGATGCGGTAATCGCCAAGATGGCGGAATTCCTAGGAAAGGTGCTCCATCCCGACGGCCAAATCCCTCTTTTCGGCGATAGCACACTCGATCTAACACCTTCGCCTCGCCAGGTGTTTGCGCGACTGAGAATGGACTTTCCCAACCTTGAGCCGGAGCGAGCTGTGTCGTACCAGGTGGGCGATTACTGGGTCTATCGCGAAGGTGGAAATTTCCTTATCTTCGACGCCGGTCCCGTCGGTCTGGACCACTTGCCCGCCCATGCCCATGCTGATTTGCTGACTTTTGAGGCATCCTGGGGTGGGAAAAGGTTGGTGGTGGATGCCGGGGTGTACGATTACGAGGATTCTCCTGAACGAGCCTATTGCCGAGGTACTCGCGCACATAACACGTTGGAAATCAATGGGCAAAATCAGTGTGACGTTTGGTCACGCTTCCGGATGGGGCGCCGTGGCTGGCCGGGAAACATGCATTGCGATCGGGCAGGGCCCTTCCACTATGCGTGGTGCACGCACAATGCGTACCGTCATCTGGGTTGCCCCGAGGTCAGACGTCTGATCATCTGTATCGAGAAGGGACCATGGCTGATCGCGGATTGGGTGATGGGGCGGTCCCAGGCAAGCTTGGCGAGTCGGCTCCACATTCCAAGCGAGTGGAATATTTGCAGTCCTTCTGAGAACGGGGCACTGCTGGAACTCCCACCGGCTCGGTTGATGATCGAGCCCGGATCGGCTTCGGGGCACACCTGGAAGCATGGAACGGCAAATTATTTTCCCCAGTTTGGTGTGAAAGAATCGGCCCACGAACTGGTGCTGGAAGGAACCACGCCCAACGTCCTCATTTGGCAAATCCGTAGCCACGATGTGGAATCGGCTGGATGCGTTGTCAGCGATAGGGCAGCAAGTATCGTGCATTGCGGGCACGAGTGTATAGTGTTTTTCTTTGAAGAAAGAAATTGA
- a CDS encoding glycosyltransferase family 4 protein, with translation MEYSDRSKISLCVVTPQPTPYRDPFWNTVAEQPGVELDVFYCYAKGDDRPWEIDWPFRFHAEVLPGRAWLGQHNGYWNPSILKKLRAKRYDAIILGGYNHFTMLAAAWYARKKRIPYLVMCESFHGLKRARYRKTLKTPLVRWVVGGAAGILPTGQLAREYLISYGGRADRCAFVPNSPDLDSLRHTAFALYPNRQVIRESMNLGNEPVVLFVGRLINKKGVDILLEAFARVVQNVPSQLLIAGDGPERTKLEEQAARLRVNDRVHFVGFQQPKDLPRFYCAADLFVLPSRTEPWGVVVMEALASGLPVVVSNLVGCYPDVINDDQVGRVVAPEDPHSLAEAMRDYLLKRPDKNRVHQIWEPVYQRMRHPVVASNLVGLVRAILKEDGLNKQVIFPDLKN, from the coding sequence ATGGAATATTCTGATCGCTCGAAAATCAGCCTCTGTGTCGTCACACCTCAGCCGACGCCGTACCGCGATCCATTTTGGAATACGGTCGCCGAGCAACCAGGCGTTGAGCTGGACGTGTTTTACTGTTACGCCAAGGGCGATGATCGGCCATGGGAGATCGACTGGCCATTTAGGTTCCATGCAGAGGTACTTCCCGGCCGCGCATGGTTGGGCCAGCATAATGGCTACTGGAACCCGTCGATTCTGAAGAAACTGCGTGCGAAGCGGTATGATGCGATCATTCTCGGTGGATACAACCACTTCACCATGCTGGCTGCGGCGTGGTACGCGAGAAAAAAGCGGATCCCGTATCTTGTGATGTGCGAAAGTTTTCACGGCTTGAAGCGGGCCCGGTACCGGAAGACCCTAAAAACACCGCTTGTCCGATGGGTTGTTGGTGGGGCTGCCGGAATTCTTCCGACAGGGCAACTAGCGCGGGAATACCTCATCTCATACGGTGGACGGGCTGATCGTTGTGCATTTGTTCCGAACTCGCCTGATTTGGACTCTCTTCGCCACACAGCTTTTGCTCTTTACCCAAATCGGCAGGTTATTCGTGAAAGTATGAATTTGGGAAACGAGCCTGTGGTTCTTTTCGTGGGGCGGCTCATTAATAAAAAGGGTGTGGACATCCTGTTGGAAGCCTTCGCGCGGGTGGTTCAAAATGTGCCCAGTCAGCTTTTGATCGCCGGTGATGGCCCAGAACGGACGAAGCTGGAAGAGCAGGCGGCTCGGCTCCGTGTGAACGATCGCGTTCATTTCGTTGGATTTCAGCAGCCGAAAGATTTGCCAAGGTTTTACTGTGCTGCAGACCTTTTTGTCCTCCCCTCCCGGACAGAACCCTGGGGGGTAGTGGTTATGGAGGCGCTGGCGTCGGGGTTGCCGGTGGTGGTCTCGAACTTGGTCGGCTGCTATCCCGACGTGATCAACGATGATCAGGTTGGAAGAGTTGTTGCCCCGGAGGATCCTCATTCTCTGGCCGAGGCTATGAGAGATTATTTGTTGAAGCGGCCCGACAAAAACAGGGTGCACCAAATTTGGGAACCTGTCTACCAGAGGATGCGTCACCCGGTTGTGGCGTCTAACCTCGTGGGGTTGGTTCGAGCTATATTGAAAGAGGACGGTTTGAACAAACAGGTGATATTTCCTGACCTTAAGAACTGA
- the wecB gene encoding non-hydrolyzing UDP-N-acetylglucosamine 2-epimerase, which produces MKVFACVVGARPNFMKMAPILRALRAYSQIRPVLIHTGQHYDPQLSDVFFQDLEMPRPDVHLNVGSGTHAQQTARILEKMEEVLLAGTPDGRKFDRVIVVGDVNSTMAAALAAIKLGIPVAHVEAGLRSFDRSMPEEINRIVTDAVADMLFVSEPSGVENLVREGHPEEQIHLVGNVMIDTLLALLPRAREVGTPQRLGLPVGRYAVVTLHRPSNVDHAETLSGLLEVLAEVAAELPVVFPIHPRTRHRIEAFGLGHLLDGQGTGRRRIWALPPLGYLEFLSLTSQAKVVITDSGGLQEESTALGIPCLTVRPNTERPITVTEGTSTLVGSDPHRLRHCLEEVLAGRYKSGRCPDLWDGHAAERIGEILARE; this is translated from the coding sequence ATGAAGGTTTTTGCCTGCGTTGTCGGTGCGCGACCGAATTTCATGAAGATGGCCCCGATCTTGCGGGCATTGCGGGCGTACTCCCAGATTCGTCCCGTTCTGATTCACACCGGTCAGCACTACGATCCACAACTGAGCGACGTGTTTTTTCAGGATTTGGAGATGCCGCGACCGGATGTGCATCTCAACGTTGGTTCGGGGACACATGCCCAGCAAACCGCAAGAATTCTGGAAAAAATGGAGGAAGTGCTCCTGGCGGGCACGCCCGACGGCCGAAAATTTGACCGCGTCATTGTGGTGGGCGACGTGAACTCAACAATGGCAGCGGCCCTTGCGGCCATCAAGCTGGGGATTCCGGTGGCTCATGTTGAAGCGGGGCTGCGGAGCTTCGACCGCTCCATGCCGGAGGAAATCAATCGCATCGTGACCGACGCAGTCGCGGACATGCTATTCGTCTCTGAGCCGTCCGGTGTGGAGAACCTCGTCCGGGAGGGGCATCCCGAGGAGCAAATTCACCTCGTCGGCAACGTGATGATCGATACGCTGCTGGCTCTTCTGCCGCGCGCCCGAGAAGTTGGCACCCCGCAGCGTTTGGGACTCCCAGTCGGCAGATACGCAGTGGTGACGCTTCATCGGCCGAGCAACGTGGACCACGCCGAGACGCTCTCAGGTCTCCTGGAGGTTCTCGCAGAAGTGGCGGCCGAGCTTCCCGTAGTCTTTCCGATTCACCCCCGCACACGGCACAGGATTGAGGCATTCGGGTTAGGGCACCTCCTGGACGGCCAGGGAACAGGACGTCGAAGGATCTGGGCATTACCACCACTAGGATACTTGGAGTTTCTTTCATTAACCTCGCAGGCCAAGGTGGTGATCACTGATTCAGGAGGGTTGCAGGAAGAGAGTACGGCCTTGGGCATCCCCTGTCTCACTGTGCGGCCGAATACGGAGCGGCCGATTACGGTGACTGAAGGGACCAGCACGCTGGTGGGTAGCGACCCGCACAGGTTGCGTCACTGCCTAGAAGAAGTCCTGGCGGGACGATACAAAAGCGGAAGATGCCCTGACCTTTGGGATGGTCACGCCGCCGAAAGAATAGGTGAGATTCTGGCAAGGGAATGA
- a CDS encoding glycosyltransferase 87 family protein produces the protein MTLLSINLVALPLFYYRSYHPDFHTVHNFGRDFLEGKDVYSGGNPYLPSSMLLWAAFALFEKPTGWVLFKIVTIGVACGTLVLVYRMCHEKLSLPAAVTWLCLLHIGLLAGFTAKSGNPGNIAAPLAVMGALFVIQQKPHSAGIAIGLSLALKYPLALPIILVLAFGRHTRPIILAIAIFATLNILATGWLMLTGHDVSKVPHSVLAGLSHVGGYDESGFHSWFSANTRGKYSTLAAVAFFNTLGIDRTIAHTLTLGLLFSVTILACYVAAVRKDGVLISLAILAPAFLTFTYHRYYDSALLAFPILLAWTVAVRGIGLTWIGSVLTLFMSLFLLRSLSYNLVYRFGASSAFLQGALYNFVLGPLHIYALFMAIAFGLYCAVCVRTRALYEIP, from the coding sequence TTGACGCTCCTTTCCATAAATCTAGTGGCATTGCCCCTTTTTTATTATCGCAGTTACCATCCCGATTTCCACACCGTGCATAATTTCGGACGCGATTTTCTCGAAGGAAAAGATGTGTACTCTGGAGGCAATCCCTATCTTCCATCGTCAATGCTACTCTGGGCGGCTTTTGCTTTGTTCGAAAAGCCGACCGGATGGGTGCTTTTCAAGATCGTAACGATTGGCGTTGCTTGTGGCACCCTGGTACTGGTGTATCGAATGTGCCATGAAAAACTATCCTTACCGGCTGCCGTAACCTGGCTGTGCCTACTGCATATAGGCCTCCTGGCAGGATTCACTGCAAAGAGCGGGAACCCCGGCAATATTGCCGCACCACTTGCAGTTATGGGAGCATTATTCGTTATCCAACAAAAGCCACATAGCGCAGGCATCGCAATTGGACTGTCCCTAGCACTCAAGTATCCGCTGGCCCTACCAATAATATTAGTGCTAGCTTTCGGGCGACATACCAGGCCGATCATTTTAGCTATAGCGATATTCGCAACCCTTAACATTCTGGCCACTGGATGGCTTATGCTGACTGGGCACGACGTGAGCAAAGTACCGCATTCAGTTTTGGCCGGACTATCACATGTTGGCGGCTACGACGAGTCCGGCTTTCACAGCTGGTTTTCAGCTAATACCCGTGGTAAATATTCAACATTGGCAGCCGTAGCTTTCTTTAACACGCTCGGGATTGACCGCACGATCGCGCACACGCTCACCCTAGGCCTGCTCTTTTCGGTCACGATCCTGGCGTGTTATGTCGCCGCCGTAAGAAAAGACGGCGTACTAATATCGCTTGCAATATTAGCTCCAGCGTTTTTAACATTTACCTACCATAGATACTACGATTCGGCTTTGCTGGCGTTTCCTATTCTTCTAGCATGGACCGTAGCGGTACGTGGTATCGGTTTAACTTGGATTGGTAGCGTTCTAACGTTATTCATGTCACTCTTTCTATTGCGTTCCCTATCTTACAATCTCGTCTATCGATTTGGGGCATCGTCTGCATTTTTACAAGGCGCATTATATAATTTCGTTTTAGGGCCGCTGCATATTTATGCGCTTTTTATGGCGATCGCCTTTGGGTTATATTGCGCCGTCTGTGTCAGAACACGCGCCTTGTACGAGATTCCATGA
- the rffA gene encoding dTDP-4-amino-4,6-dideoxygalactose transaminase, with amino-acid sequence MIPFNKPFIAGKELYYIAQAVTMGNIAADGHFTKLCSRFLEERFGIKKVLLVPSGTAALELAAMLCDLQPGDEVIMPSYTFVSTASAFVRVGAKPVFVDIRPDTLNIDETKIEAAITERTRVIVPVHYAGVACEMDTIMDIARRYNLLVVEDAAQGVNAFYKGRALGSIGHLGCYSFHETKNYICGEGGALCINDERFIERAEILRDKGTNRQKFFRGEVDKYTWVDVGSSYVMAEILAAFLWGQLECLDSITSRRREIYEYYRAALRPLAEAGLLGLPHIPADCQSNYHLFYILARTGEERDEMLRYLCDHGVLAIFHYVPLHSSPMGSRLGYRLGDLPLTEDLASRVIRLPMFHELSMEQQQRVVNLVNAFCRESASISA; translated from the coding sequence ATGATCCCCTTCAATAAGCCGTTTATCGCTGGGAAAGAGCTGTACTATATTGCCCAGGCGGTGACGATGGGAAATATCGCCGCGGATGGGCATTTCACCAAGCTCTGCAGCCGATTCCTGGAAGAACGCTTCGGTATCAAAAAGGTCCTCTTGGTGCCTTCCGGGACGGCTGCCCTCGAGCTGGCCGCGATGCTTTGCGATCTTCAGCCGGGCGACGAGGTCATCATGCCCTCGTACACGTTTGTCTCCACGGCCAGCGCCTTTGTGCGTGTCGGCGCCAAACCGGTGTTTGTGGACATTCGCCCGGATACTCTCAATATCGACGAAACCAAGATTGAAGCCGCCATTACAGAGCGAACCCGGGTGATCGTGCCCGTCCATTATGCGGGCGTTGCCTGTGAGATGGACACGATTATGGATATTGCCCGGCGGTATAATTTACTGGTTGTGGAAGATGCCGCCCAGGGAGTCAATGCCTTCTATAAAGGGCGTGCCCTGGGGTCTATCGGGCATCTTGGGTGCTACAGCTTTCATGAGACGAAAAATTATATCTGTGGCGAGGGTGGGGCCCTGTGCATCAACGACGAGCGGTTTATCGAGCGTGCAGAAATTCTCCGCGACAAAGGCACCAACCGACAGAAGTTCTTCCGCGGAGAGGTAGATAAATATACCTGGGTGGATGTGGGTTCGTCATACGTGATGGCGGAAATTCTGGCCGCCTTTTTGTGGGGCCAGCTGGAGTGCCTCGACTCGATCACCAGCCGCCGACGGGAGATTTACGAGTACTATCGGGCTGCTCTTCGCCCTCTTGCAGAGGCCGGGTTGCTGGGACTGCCGCACATACCGGCGGACTGTCAAAGCAATTATCATTTATTCTATATTCTCGCGCGGACAGGGGAGGAACGGGACGAAATGTTGCGGTACCTTTGCGATCATGGCGTCCTTGCCATCTTCCATTACGTGCCGCTCCATTCATCGCCCATGGGGAGCCGATTAGGATATAGGTTAGGGGATTTGCCTTTGACGGAAGATCTAGCATCCCGCGTGATAAGGCTGCCCATGTTTCACGAACTCTCGATGGAACAGCAGCAACGGGTTGTGAATCTAGTCAATGCGTTTTGTCGAGAGTCTGCATCTATTTCTGCATAG